The Verrucomicrobium spinosum DSM 4136 = JCM 18804 genome includes a region encoding these proteins:
- a CDS encoding response regulator, with the protein MSTAPPPVRILLVDDHFVVRSGLAASLGLEEDLLVVAEAGSAAEALTACAAHTPDVVIMDLQLGEVNGITCTEQLGQAHPGIRILVFSSFARDEDVYRAIRAGALGYLQKSAPREDLLKAIRTVGLGKRYLPGDIAQRLAERLGRPEPSPREREVLAQMAKGRSNKEIASVLGLSEETVKRHVSNVLEKLGAQDRTQAVTEAIRRGLLEV; encoded by the coding sequence ATGTCCACTGCGCCTCCTCCTGTTCGCATCCTTCTCGTTGACGACCATTTCGTGGTCCGCAGCGGACTGGCGGCTTCTCTTGGGCTTGAGGAGGATCTGCTGGTGGTCGCTGAGGCCGGCAGTGCGGCGGAGGCTCTGACCGCCTGCGCCGCCCACACTCCGGACGTCGTCATCATGGATCTCCAGCTTGGGGAGGTGAACGGCATCACTTGCACAGAGCAGCTTGGGCAGGCCCACCCGGGCATCCGCATCCTCGTCTTTTCCTCCTTTGCACGGGATGAGGACGTGTACCGGGCCATCAGGGCCGGGGCTCTGGGGTACCTGCAAAAGTCCGCTCCCCGCGAGGACCTGCTGAAGGCCATCCGCACCGTGGGCTTGGGCAAGCGCTACCTCCCAGGAGACATCGCCCAGCGTCTGGCGGAGCGGCTGGGCAGGCCGGAACCCAGCCCGCGGGAGCGCGAGGTGCTGGCCCAGATGGCCAAAGGGCGCAGCAATAAAGAAATCGCCTCCGTTCTCGGTCTGAGTGAGGAGACCGTGAAACGCCACGTAAGCAATGTCCTGGAAAAACTGGGGGCTCAAGACCGCACCCAGGCGGTGACGGAAGCGATCCGGCGAGGACTCCTGGAGGTCTGA
- a CDS encoding sensor histidine kinase translates to MSPLSLPALLTVCLILGVGTPDAFSQIPPAAPATVAPVANANILRRANEVARYPEIDPELQPPVQLDATVTFVDPGGTVFLQDESGATFIRNSKSGRSMRPGMRLRVKGTRVPGLYIGGIAPESVEILGEGPLPSPVKVTPDDLVDGRYHYQLVELDGVGRSMELTGENTASLRLNTRDGVAEVRFDQNPPEDTHDFVDAQLKVTGLAAGAINDRRQLVHPYVRVADIRAITISAPPPPDPFDLPPVSVAALLAAANRNPDIHRVKVKGTALSGVLGGGFYLREGTRSLFVHTPYAEPLEPGDDVEALGFPQMGNFSAMLADAVFRVTARGTTPAPVAVTAKELANGSCDSELVVVNAKILQRSGTANVWVAEVESTSFKVIGPASPAMMFEPGSRVQFTGLCRVSSTRSEGYRTFPTSYDLWLRQPEDALLLTAPSWWNARRLALALAGVAGAGVLVAAWAGLLKLQVNRQLGLLQLKTQQEAVLEERQRIAREFHDTLEQELAGLSLRLDAATPRVADDKARQLLEQQRKLLSRLQTETRDFVWDLRDASRNEVPLPEALQGLVDHLQTTTAIPIQVEVHGEIPPLPPLVQHHLLRIAREAVNNALKYALPQKVIVKVETDAQVLRLTVADDGKGFDPSKMSVSGGHFGLQGMRERSRKLHTELSLQSTPGGGTSVGLTLALPALRASFT, encoded by the coding sequence ATGAGCCCCCTTTCCCTCCCAGCCTTGCTGACCGTGTGCCTCATTCTAGGTGTGGGGACTCCCGACGCCTTCTCTCAAATCCCGCCTGCCGCCCCGGCGACGGTCGCGCCTGTGGCGAATGCCAACATCCTGCGCCGCGCCAATGAGGTGGCCCGCTATCCGGAGATCGATCCGGAATTGCAGCCCCCTGTGCAACTGGATGCCACGGTGACCTTTGTAGATCCCGGCGGCACCGTCTTTCTCCAGGATGAGTCGGGAGCCACCTTCATACGGAATTCCAAGTCCGGACGCTCCATGCGGCCGGGCATGCGATTGCGGGTGAAAGGGACTCGCGTCCCTGGCTTGTACATCGGTGGGATTGCTCCAGAGTCGGTGGAGATCCTGGGTGAAGGGCCGCTGCCCAGCCCGGTGAAGGTGACTCCGGACGATCTCGTGGACGGGCGCTATCACTATCAACTGGTGGAACTGGATGGCGTGGGACGCTCGATGGAGCTCACAGGGGAAAACACCGCCAGCCTCCGGCTCAACACGCGAGATGGCGTGGCAGAGGTGCGTTTCGACCAGAATCCACCGGAAGACACCCACGACTTTGTCGATGCACAGCTCAAAGTCACTGGGCTGGCGGCGGGGGCGATCAATGATCGCCGTCAGCTGGTGCATCCCTACGTCCGGGTCGCCGACATTCGGGCCATTACCATCAGCGCTCCCCCACCCCCAGACCCTTTTGACCTCCCCCCCGTCTCCGTGGCAGCGCTCCTGGCCGCTGCCAATCGCAATCCCGATATTCATCGGGTGAAGGTGAAGGGCACGGCGCTCAGCGGCGTGCTGGGCGGCGGCTTCTATCTCCGGGAAGGAACCCGCAGCCTGTTTGTCCACACGCCATACGCGGAACCACTGGAACCTGGAGATGATGTGGAAGCGCTGGGCTTTCCCCAGATGGGCAACTTCAGTGCCATGCTGGCAGACGCAGTTTTTCGCGTGACCGCTCGCGGCACTACTCCGGCACCAGTCGCAGTCACGGCCAAGGAGTTGGCCAACGGCAGCTGCGATTCTGAGCTCGTGGTGGTCAATGCCAAGATTCTGCAACGGTCCGGGACAGCGAATGTCTGGGTGGCCGAGGTGGAATCGACCAGCTTCAAGGTGATCGGCCCGGCATCCCCTGCGATGATGTTTGAGCCGGGTTCGAGGGTGCAATTCACCGGGTTGTGCCGGGTCAGTTCCACCCGGTCAGAGGGGTACCGCACCTTCCCCACCTCCTATGACCTGTGGCTTCGTCAGCCGGAGGATGCTCTGCTGCTGACGGCACCGTCCTGGTGGAATGCCCGGCGTCTGGCGCTGGCGCTGGCGGGAGTCGCCGGTGCGGGCGTGCTCGTGGCCGCATGGGCTGGTCTGCTCAAGCTACAGGTGAACCGGCAGCTGGGTCTCTTGCAACTGAAGACGCAGCAGGAGGCAGTTTTGGAGGAACGGCAACGCATTGCGCGGGAGTTTCATGACACGCTAGAACAGGAACTGGCCGGCCTCTCCCTGCGCCTGGACGCCGCGACGCCGCGGGTGGCCGATGACAAGGCGCGCCAGCTTCTGGAACAGCAGCGCAAACTGCTTTCCCGGCTTCAGACGGAAACCCGGGACTTTGTCTGGGATCTGCGTGACGCCTCACGCAATGAGGTGCCGCTTCCCGAGGCTCTCCAAGGGCTCGTCGATCACCTGCAGACGACGACGGCGATCCCGATTCAGGTGGAAGTGCACGGCGAGATTCCTCCCCTGCCGCCGCTCGTCCAGCATCATCTCCTGCGCATCGCCCGGGAGGCCGTGAACAATGCTCTGAAATATGCGCTGCCTCAAAAGGTGATTGTCAAGGTCGAGACCGATGCCCAGGTGTTGCGGCTCACGGTGGCCGACGATGGCAAGGGCTTTGATCCCAGCAAGATGTCCGTGTCTGGCGGGCACTTTGGCCTGCAGGGCATGAGGGAGAGATCAAGGAAACTACACACGGAGCTGTCCTTGCAGAGCACTCCGGGTGGAGGCACTTCGGTGGGATTGACACTTGCGCTGCCCGCCCTCCGCGCGTCATTCACCTGA